A stretch of the Arachis stenosperma cultivar V10309 chromosome 6, arast.V10309.gnm1.PFL2, whole genome shotgun sequence genome encodes the following:
- the LOC130933067 gene encoding protein DEFECTIVE IN MERISTEM SILENCING 3-like — MSKLNQNDANHESIKNEIKKHEDNLKFLNSQSNRLAESILDLQVSLGRYHSCSVITPDNGSGPSNTEDDTAPSIIEDDTTEQILKKENSAAGIFCWLKANAQTSNLALEKDAVGVVATLARVESDELSRILSEYLGLETMLAIVCSTNEGVNALEKYNPEGTINCNAGLHGIGSSIKKNVNGRFAVICLESFRPYVGGFVANDPQKKLAIPKPRFPNEECPAGFIDYAVNMLYLESNNLSFVTSSGHGLRETLFYGLLSGLQVYRTRNEMMSALPCIDEGAVSLDGGMIKKNGMFVLGSRKDVEVKFGIFSGRSGVVPPNYSQAEEVVRRLKWESTKLAGDIQREQQLLDHLKAKSANKVA; from the exons ATGTCTAAG CTGAACCAAAATGATGCTAATCATGAGAGCATTAAGAATGAGATAAAGAAACATGAAGATAACCTTAAATTCCTTAATTCTCAATCAAATCGACTAGCCGAATCAATACTTGACTTACAAG TGAGTCTTGGTAGGTACCATTCGTGTAGTGTAATTACACCAGACAATGGAAGTGGTCCATCTAATACCGAGGACGATACAGCACCATCTATTATCGAGGACGATACAACAGAACAGATATTGAAGAAAGAGAATTCAGCTGCTGGCATATTCTGTTGGCTGAAAGCCAATGCTCAGACATCGAATTTGGCTTTGGAAAAAGATGCTGTGGGAGTTGTGGCAACCCTTGCCAGGGTTGAGAGCGATGAACTTAGCAG GATTCTCTCTGAGTATTTGGGATTGGAGACCATGCTTGCAATTGTCTGCAGTACTAATGAAGGTGTTAATGCATTAGAGAAGTACAACCCTGAAGGCACAATAAACTGTAATGCAGGCTTGCATGGAATTGGAtcttcaattaaaaagaatgtAAATGGCCGATTTGCTGTCATATGTCTTGAATCTTTCAG ACCATATGTTGGAGGTTTTGTAGCCAATGATCCACAAAAGAAGTTGGCTATTCCAAAGCCAAGATTTCCAAACGAGGAGTGCCCGGCTGGGTTCATTGATTATGCAGTAAACATGCTCTATTTAGAGTCCAATAACTTATCTTTTGTTACTTCTAGTGGTCACGGTCTTAGAGAGACACTATTTTATGGCCTTCTCTCTGGCCTACAAGTATACAGAACCCGAAATGAAATGATGTCTGCTCTCCCATGCATTGATGAAGGAGCTGTGTCATTAGATGGTGGAATGATCAAGAAAAATGGAATGTTTGTTCTTGGTAGTAG GAAAGATGTAGAAGTGAAGTTTGGTATATTTTCGGGAAGAAGTGGTGTGGTTCCTCCAAATTATAGTCAAGCTGAAGAAGTGGTGAGGAGGCTGAAATGGGAAAGCACCAAGCTTGCTGGAGACATACAAAGAGAGCAGCAACTATTGGACCATTTGAAGGCCAAGTCCGCAAACAAAGTAGCTTGA